A DNA window from Rossellomorea marisflavi contains the following coding sequences:
- a CDS encoding glutamate synthase subunit beta, whose amino-acid sequence MGKATGFMEYSRQTLKERHPGERTKDWDDYTLPLSEQEVRNQGARCMDCGVPTCQSGMEINGSTTGCPVYHLIPEWNDLVYQGQWKEALKREHQMNNFPEFTGFACPAPCEGACVLGINEPPVAIRTVERSIIEKGFQEGWVIPEPPEHRTGKRVAVVGSGPAGLASAAQLNKAGHLVTVFEKHDRVGGLLTYGIPEMKLPYSVVERRVKILEEEGIDFVTNTEVGKDYTVEQLRENFDAVILCGGAAVHRDVQVEGRALKGVHYAMEFLHSNTKSLLDSNHGDGEYISAAGKNVIVIGGGDTGTDCLATSVRHNCKSLTQFDIYDKKGAMRDEVGNPWPQYPVIHRVEYGQKEAEETFGTDPRAYAVMTKRFVGDENGHIKEVHTVNVKLRYDEEGNKIREEIPCSEKAWPADLVLLAIGFSGPEQDLIKAMELETNQNSTVKAEYGDYRTNVEGVFAAGDMRRGQSLIVWAINEGREAARECDRYLMGTTQLP is encoded by the coding sequence ATGGGAAAAGCGACTGGCTTTATGGAATATAGTAGACAAACATTGAAGGAAAGGCATCCTGGGGAAAGGACGAAGGACTGGGACGACTACACACTCCCCCTATCGGAACAGGAAGTCAGGAATCAGGGAGCGCGCTGCATGGACTGCGGCGTCCCCACCTGTCAATCGGGAATGGAAATCAATGGCTCCACTACGGGTTGTCCTGTGTATCACTTGATCCCTGAATGGAATGATCTGGTATACCAGGGGCAATGGAAGGAAGCACTGAAGAGAGAGCACCAAATGAATAACTTCCCTGAGTTCACGGGATTTGCATGCCCTGCACCGTGTGAAGGGGCATGCGTGCTAGGCATCAACGAGCCGCCCGTTGCCATCCGTACGGTAGAACGTTCCATTATCGAGAAGGGATTCCAGGAAGGGTGGGTAATCCCTGAGCCGCCGGAGCACCGTACGGGCAAGCGGGTAGCCGTCGTCGGTTCCGGTCCTGCCGGGCTTGCGTCTGCTGCCCAGCTGAACAAAGCGGGTCATCTTGTAACCGTATTTGAGAAGCATGATCGCGTGGGTGGTCTCCTTACTTACGGAATCCCTGAAATGAAGCTCCCCTATTCTGTTGTGGAGCGAAGGGTCAAGATCCTTGAGGAAGAAGGGATCGACTTTGTGACCAATACAGAAGTCGGGAAGGACTACACCGTCGAACAGCTGCGTGAAAACTTCGATGCCGTCATCCTGTGCGGAGGAGCTGCAGTCCATCGCGATGTACAGGTGGAAGGGCGTGCACTGAAGGGCGTCCACTATGCCATGGAATTCCTGCACTCCAATACGAAGAGCCTGTTGGATTCGAACCACGGTGATGGGGAGTATATCTCTGCCGCCGGCAAGAATGTCATTGTGATCGGAGGCGGGGATACGGGAACAGACTGTCTCGCTACTTCCGTTCGGCACAACTGCAAGAGTCTCACCCAGTTCGACATTTACGATAAAAAAGGTGCCATGCGTGATGAAGTGGGCAATCCCTGGCCGCAATATCCTGTCATCCACCGGGTCGAATACGGCCAGAAGGAAGCGGAGGAAACATTCGGTACCGACCCCCGGGCTTATGCCGTCATGACGAAAAGATTCGTCGGTGACGAGAACGGGCATATCAAGGAAGTCCATACGGTCAACGTGAAGCTTCGTTATGATGAAGAAGGCAACAAAATCCGTGAGGAAATCCCATGTAGTGAAAAGGCATGGCCTGCTGACCTTGTTCTTCTCGCGATCGGATTCAGTGGTCCTGAACAGGATCTCATCAAGGCCATGGAACTTGAAACGAACCAAAATTCAACCGTGAAGGCGGAATATGGCGACTACAGGACCAACGTGGAAGGCGTATTTGCCGCCGGTGACATGCGACGCGGCCAAAGCCTGATCGTATGGGCGATCAATGAAGGCAGGGAAGCGGCGAGGGAATGTGACCGCTACCTGATGGGAACGACGCAGCTGCCTTAA
- the nagE gene encoding N-acetylglucosamine-specific PTS transporter subunit IIBC: MMNYLQRIGKSLMLPVAVLPAAAILMGIGYWIDSDGWGGNNPFAAFLIKGGESLISNMGFLFAIGIALGMTKVKDGSAALSGLVAFLIITTLLSPDSVAMLQGVDVGSVNIAFEKINNQFIGILCGIIAAWNFNRFSEVKLPDAFAFFSGKRLVPIMTAVSMLVVSVIMLFLWPLIFSGLIAFGEAISSLSYVGAGLYGFFNRLLIPTGLHHALNAVFWFDVAGINDIGNFWSGKGDKGITGMYMAGFFPIMMFGLPAAALAIYHTAKPGKKKQIGSLMLAAGFASFFTGVTEPLEFAFMFAAPVLFLVHAVLMGLSLAVAAFFHWTAGFGFSAGLIDFLLSSRLPIANAPYMLLVQGIVFGLIYYFLFRFMIVKFNLKTPGRGEDDLEEAVQETAQPETSKEDKFSAMASEIYAGLGGDENVTSVDNCVTRLRIEVDNMDVVDQNRIRRTGVPGIHVVGEHSIQVIVGTSVQFVADEIHKIRK, from the coding sequence ATGATGAACTATTTGCAGCGAATCGGTAAATCTCTTATGCTGCCGGTTGCCGTCCTTCCAGCGGCTGCCATTCTCATGGGGATCGGATACTGGATCGATTCTGACGGTTGGGGAGGAAATAATCCCTTTGCTGCCTTCTTGATTAAGGGAGGCGAATCGCTGATTAGCAATATGGGCTTCCTGTTTGCCATCGGGATTGCACTCGGAATGACAAAAGTAAAAGATGGATCGGCGGCACTCAGCGGTCTGGTGGCCTTCCTGATCATTACGACCCTTTTGTCCCCGGATAGTGTGGCCATGCTTCAGGGTGTCGACGTTGGCTCTGTCAATATTGCATTTGAAAAGATCAACAACCAGTTTATCGGGATCCTTTGCGGGATCATAGCGGCTTGGAACTTCAACCGCTTCAGTGAAGTGAAGCTTCCTGATGCCTTCGCCTTCTTCAGTGGCAAACGGCTTGTGCCGATCATGACGGCCGTATCCATGCTTGTGGTTTCCGTCATCATGCTTTTCTTGTGGCCGCTGATCTTCTCAGGATTGATCGCCTTCGGGGAGGCCATCAGTTCCCTCAGCTATGTCGGTGCAGGACTCTATGGGTTCTTTAACCGCCTGCTGATTCCGACAGGACTTCATCACGCGTTGAACGCTGTATTCTGGTTCGACGTCGCGGGAATCAATGATATCGGGAACTTCTGGTCCGGAAAAGGGGATAAAGGCATTACGGGCATGTACATGGCCGGATTCTTCCCGATCATGATGTTCGGTCTTCCGGCTGCGGCACTTGCCATCTACCATACGGCAAAGCCTGGCAAGAAGAAGCAGATCGGGTCCCTCATGCTTGCGGCTGGTTTTGCATCCTTCTTCACTGGTGTGACAGAGCCCCTTGAGTTTGCCTTCATGTTTGCGGCACCTGTGCTGTTCCTTGTGCATGCGGTGCTTATGGGCTTATCCCTTGCAGTAGCGGCGTTCTTCCATTGGACGGCCGGATTCGGTTTCTCGGCAGGACTTATCGACTTTTTATTGAGTTCCAGACTGCCGATCGCCAATGCACCTTACATGCTCCTCGTGCAGGGAATCGTCTTCGGTCTGATTTACTACTTCCTATTCCGCTTCATGATCGTGAAGTTCAATCTGAAGACACCTGGAAGGGGAGAAGATGACTTGGAAGAGGCCGTACAAGAGACGGCTCAGCCTGAGACATCAAAGGAAGATAAGTTCTCAGCCATGGCCTCTGAGATCTATGCTGGTCTTGGTGGAGACGAAAATGTGACATCCGTTGATAACTGTGTGACCCGTCTGCGAATCGAAGTGGATAATATGGACGTCGTGGATCAGAACAGGATCAGGCGCACAGGTGTGCCCGGCATACATGTTGTAGGAGAACATAGCATTCAGGTAATCGTCGGTACATCCGTACAATTCGTCGCGGATGAAATCCACAAAATAAGAAAATGA
- the metE gene encoding 5-methyltetrahydropteroyltriglutamate--homocysteine S-methyltransferase — MVKSSNLGYPRIGEKREWKKALEQFWEGKLKEEEFVAKTDEIRLRHLKKQADAGIDLIPVGDFSLYDHVLDTAAMFGVVPKRFGHGGGKVPLKTYYGMARGTGDAVASTMTKWFNTNYHYIVPELDGATPSLADNPPLRYFKEAKEQLGITGKPVLLGPVTFVKLSKGYDPEAFASTVDGFVPLYASILKELEEAGAGWVQIDEPVLCTDLTAEEWTVLEQVYDTLIKAAPRIKVILQTYFDRVSRYERVIRLPVHGIGLDFVHDGGGNRQALNTHGFPEDKVLAAGIIDGRNIWKANLNRTLDSLEELESAVSRDRLIIQPSSSLLHVPVTVKGEEGLGDRLTRTLSFADEKLQEIVTVTEAIKEGRPSISNEEESSDGLENIKQSRTLRESEQLDGNEFLHRAPFSERRVVQEAELGLPLFPTTTIGSFPQTKEVRKERLKWRRGEVSDQDYRTFIQDEIGKWIDIQERIGLDVLVHGEFERTDMVEYFGEKLGGFAFTKQGWVQSYGSRCVKPPIIHGEVRFQEPMTVDETVFAQSLTKKPVKGMLTGPITIVNWSFVRTDIPRYDVANQIALALRKEVEALEANGIRMIQVDEPALREGMPLQKEKRAGYLEAAVHAFKLATSSVKDSTQIHTHMCYSEFGEIIESIKALDADVISIETSRSHGNLIHSFEENTYAQGIGLGVYDIHSPRVPTLEEMTQNIERAIRVLDPQLFWINPDCGLKTRGTDETIEALVVMVEAAKKMRETVLAAQQ, encoded by the coding sequence ATGGTGAAAAGTTCAAATCTCGGTTACCCGAGAATCGGTGAAAAACGAGAGTGGAAGAAAGCGCTGGAACAATTTTGGGAAGGAAAGCTAAAGGAAGAAGAATTTGTGGCGAAGACAGATGAGATCCGCCTTCGTCATCTTAAAAAGCAGGCGGATGCAGGTATTGACCTGATTCCTGTCGGGGACTTCAGCCTGTATGATCATGTATTGGATACAGCCGCCATGTTCGGGGTGGTCCCGAAGCGGTTCGGTCATGGGGGAGGGAAAGTCCCGTTGAAGACGTATTACGGTATGGCAAGGGGGACGGGCGACGCAGTGGCATCCACGATGACGAAGTGGTTCAACACCAATTACCATTACATCGTTCCCGAACTGGACGGGGCAACGCCTTCTTTGGCCGATAATCCCCCGCTTCGCTACTTCAAGGAAGCGAAGGAACAGCTTGGCATCACAGGGAAGCCCGTGCTCCTCGGCCCGGTAACGTTCGTAAAGCTGTCCAAAGGGTATGATCCCGAGGCGTTCGCAAGCACTGTCGATGGGTTCGTCCCGTTGTATGCGTCCATTCTCAAGGAGCTTGAAGAGGCTGGCGCCGGATGGGTTCAGATTGACGAACCCGTGTTATGTACCGATCTGACCGCTGAGGAGTGGACGGTCCTTGAGCAGGTCTATGACACGCTGATCAAGGCAGCGCCTCGAATCAAGGTCATCCTTCAAACCTACTTTGATCGCGTCAGTCGCTATGAGAGGGTGATCAGGCTTCCGGTGCATGGGATCGGATTGGATTTCGTACACGATGGTGGAGGGAATCGTCAGGCCCTGAACACCCATGGGTTCCCTGAAGACAAGGTCCTTGCCGCGGGGATCATTGATGGGAGGAATATATGGAAAGCAAATCTGAATCGGACCCTCGACTCGCTTGAGGAGTTGGAGAGCGCTGTTTCAAGAGACCGTCTGATCATCCAGCCATCATCGAGCCTGCTCCATGTGCCCGTCACAGTCAAAGGAGAGGAAGGACTCGGGGACCGCCTTACACGCACACTTTCTTTTGCAGATGAAAAGCTGCAGGAAATTGTCACGGTTACAGAGGCAATCAAGGAAGGGCGTCCTTCTATCTCCAATGAGGAAGAAAGCTCTGACGGTCTCGAAAATATCAAACAATCCCGGACTCTCAGAGAGAGTGAGCAACTGGACGGAAATGAATTCCTTCATCGGGCCCCATTCTCTGAGAGGCGGGTCGTTCAGGAGGCAGAGCTCGGTCTTCCCCTCTTCCCAACCACTACGATTGGAAGCTTCCCGCAGACCAAAGAGGTGCGGAAAGAACGCCTGAAATGGAGGAGGGGGGAAGTGAGCGATCAGGACTACCGGACGTTCATCCAGGATGAGATCGGAAAGTGGATCGACATCCAGGAAAGAATCGGTCTGGACGTACTCGTTCACGGTGAATTCGAACGGACGGATATGGTGGAGTACTTCGGGGAGAAGCTTGGTGGATTTGCTTTTACCAAACAAGGCTGGGTTCAGTCCTATGGTTCACGCTGTGTGAAGCCTCCGATCATTCATGGGGAAGTAAGATTCCAAGAACCGATGACAGTGGATGAAACGGTCTTTGCGCAATCGTTGACTAAAAAACCTGTGAAGGGCATGTTGACTGGTCCAATCACGATTGTAAATTGGTCATTTGTCCGGACCGACATCCCGCGTTATGATGTCGCCAATCAAATTGCCCTGGCTTTGAGAAAGGAAGTCGAGGCCCTCGAGGCAAACGGAATCCGCATGATCCAAGTCGATGAACCGGCCCTCAGGGAGGGGATGCCACTGCAGAAAGAAAAGAGGGCAGGCTACCTCGAGGCCGCCGTCCATGCTTTCAAACTTGCAACGTCATCTGTGAAAGACAGTACGCAAATCCACACCCATATGTGCTATTCGGAGTTTGGGGAAATCATCGAGAGCATCAAAGCGCTTGATGCGGACGTCATATCGATCGAAACGTCAAGAAGCCATGGTAATCTCATTCATTCCTTTGAGGAAAACACCTATGCCCAAGGGATCGGTCTCGGCGTTTACGATATACACAGCCCTAGGGTTCCAACGCTCGAGGAGATGACTCAGAACATCGAACGGGCCATTCGTGTACTCGATCCACAACTGTTCTGGATCAATCCGGACTGTGGTCTGAAAACACGCGGAACCGACGAAACCATCGAAGCCCTTGTCGTAATGGTGGAAGCAGCGAAGAAGATGAGGGAAACCGTTCTGGCAGCTCAACAGTGA
- a CDS encoding glycoside hydrolase family 10 protein, translating into MKKGKKSIVVILLLALLAPMWAGQASASAQPKHEMRAAWIATVQNIDMKAGMDKAAYTSWVQSTLDDLKERKFNTVIYQVKPTVDALYPSDLAPWSKYITGKAQGTDPGYDPLGIMLEEAHKRGIELHAWVNPYRVTMPGMTLNDLDPGNVAKQHPDWVLKYGSQYYLDPGLPEVQQYLIETVEELVANYDIEAVHMDDYFYPYKIAGQDFPDQATYEKYGKDFDSIEDWRRNNVDLLVKDINTSIKDMKEWVQFGISPFGVWRNIAKDPTGSETTAGQTNYDDLYADTRQWIKDGSIDYITPQIYWSRDFAAANYSVLLDWWSNEVTEYAYEHPVHLYIGMADYKVGDNFDQQWYDPYELPEQILDNRENGTAKGQMHFSLQQLHNNRLGYADILKDEIYTETALTPPTPWNNRELPKKPTKVKGKSKHGSVKLEIEDKKHTARKFVIYRFDGPREGDYNDPSNIIDVVYADEDSYTDVPPVKGIYTYGVTSVSHTGLESRDAKTVRVKY; encoded by the coding sequence ATGAAAAAAGGAAAAAAGTCAATTGTCGTCATCCTGCTTCTGGCCCTGCTTGCCCCCATGTGGGCTGGACAAGCTTCTGCATCGGCACAGCCAAAACATGAGATGCGTGCAGCCTGGATTGCCACTGTTCAGAATATCGACATGAAGGCAGGGATGGACAAAGCCGCCTACACGTCATGGGTTCAATCGACTCTGGATGATCTTAAAGAAAGGAAATTCAATACGGTCATCTATCAGGTGAAACCTACAGTCGATGCCCTCTACCCATCAGATCTTGCCCCTTGGTCCAAATACATCACCGGTAAAGCTCAAGGAACCGATCCGGGATATGATCCCCTCGGCATCATGCTTGAAGAAGCCCACAAACGGGGAATCGAGCTACATGCGTGGGTGAATCCCTACCGTGTCACGATGCCCGGCATGACGCTTAACGACCTTGATCCCGGCAATGTGGCAAAGCAACACCCTGACTGGGTGCTGAAGTATGGAAGCCAATACTATCTTGATCCCGGCTTGCCTGAGGTTCAGCAATACCTCATCGAGACTGTGGAAGAGCTGGTAGCCAATTATGATATTGAAGCCGTTCATATGGATGATTATTTCTATCCGTATAAAATTGCCGGACAAGACTTCCCTGACCAAGCTACATATGAAAAATACGGCAAGGACTTTGATTCAATCGAAGACTGGCGGAGAAATAATGTCGATCTCCTCGTCAAAGATATCAATACTTCTATTAAAGATATGAAGGAATGGGTCCAGTTCGGTATCTCTCCGTTCGGCGTCTGGAGGAATATCGCCAAGGATCCGACTGGAAGTGAAACGACGGCAGGTCAGACGAACTACGATGATTTATATGCCGACACCCGTCAGTGGATCAAAGACGGCAGCATTGACTATATCACACCACAGATTTACTGGTCCCGGGACTTTGCCGCTGCAAACTATTCCGTGCTTCTCGACTGGTGGAGCAATGAAGTGACTGAGTACGCCTATGAACACCCCGTTCACCTCTATATCGGGATGGCAGACTACAAGGTCGGTGACAACTTCGACCAGCAATGGTATGACCCGTATGAACTACCGGAACAGATCCTGGATAACCGTGAAAACGGCACGGCAAAAGGACAAATGCATTTCTCCCTTCAGCAGCTTCATAACAACCGCCTTGGATATGCCGATATCCTGAAGGACGAAATCTATACAGAAACAGCATTGACACCGCCTACTCCCTGGAATAACAGGGAACTGCCGAAAAAACCGACCAAAGTAAAAGGGAAATCTAAACATGGCAGTGTCAAACTTGAGATTGAAGATAAGAAACACACTGCAAGAAAGTTTGTCATCTACCGGTTTGACGGTCCTCGTGAAGGCGATTATAATGACCCTTCCAATATCATCGATGTCGTCTACGCAGATGAAGATTCCTATACAGACGTTCCTCCTGTTAAGGGAATCTACACCTATGGAGTTACATCTGTATCCCATACCGGTCTTGAAAGTCGAGACGCCAAAACCGTGCGTGTGAAATATTGA
- a CDS encoding DUF2161 domain-containing phosphodiesterase, with product MKESDLYPPIRDHFHSLGYRVNGEVKDCDVTAMKGEELIIVEMKLSLTVDLLVQAAKRLRLTDMVYIAVPRPKRTRSKRWRDACHLVRRLELGLITVSPHAKGDKLEFVHHPAPFDRKASLSYGKKKRAQLVREIEGRSADYNVGGSNKLKIMTAYKESCIHIAVLLDRHGPLSPKSLKELGTGDKTPLILQKNYYGWYDRVKRGVYELTDKGKKEMLDYPDLLETYGTEEGSPD from the coding sequence ATGAAAGAGTCCGATCTGTATCCACCTATACGCGATCATTTCCACTCACTGGGTTACCGTGTCAACGGAGAGGTCAAGGATTGTGATGTAACGGCCATGAAAGGGGAAGAGCTGATCATCGTGGAGATGAAGCTTTCCCTTACGGTGGATCTTCTCGTACAGGCCGCCAAGAGGCTCAGACTGACAGATATGGTATACATAGCGGTCCCGAGGCCGAAACGGACGAGGTCCAAAAGGTGGAGGGATGCCTGTCACTTGGTGAGGAGGCTGGAGCTTGGGTTGATCACCGTGTCGCCCCATGCCAAGGGGGATAAACTAGAATTCGTGCATCATCCGGCTCCCTTTGACCGGAAGGCAAGCCTTTCATATGGAAAGAAAAAGCGTGCGCAACTTGTGAGGGAAATCGAAGGAAGGAGCGCGGATTACAATGTGGGGGGAAGCAATAAGCTGAAGATCATGACGGCTTATAAAGAAAGCTGCATCCACATTGCCGTCCTGCTCGATCGCCATGGACCCCTTTCACCGAAATCCCTCAAAGAACTCGGGACAGGGGATAAAACCCCACTGATCCTTCAGAAAAATTACTATGGATGGTACGACAGGGTCAAGAGAGGTGTATATGAGCTCACGGATAAAGGGAAAAAGGAAATGCTCGACTACCCGGATCTCCTTGAAACGTATGGCACGGAAGAAGGGTCCCCGGATTGA
- a CDS encoding PTS sugar transporter subunit IIB, producing the protein MKVLFVCAGGMSSSIVVNALKKEGAKEGLEMDVLAIGTGEVADEISKGWDVCMVAPQIRHRFDQVKKAADGANVPCGPIPPQAYSPLGGATLLKTVKELTN; encoded by the coding sequence ATGAAAGTATTATTTGTATGTGCAGGTGGGATGTCCAGTTCCATTGTCGTCAATGCATTGAAGAAAGAAGGGGCGAAAGAAGGGCTAGAAATGGACGTCCTGGCAATCGGGACGGGGGAAGTGGCCGATGAGATATCCAAGGGATGGGATGTCTGCATGGTCGCACCGCAGATCAGGCACCGCTTCGATCAGGTGAAGAAAGCGGCTGACGGGGCAAACGTACCATGCGGGCCGATCCCGCCACAGGCGTACTCACCGCTCGGTGGGGCCACATTATTGAAAACCGTCAAAGAATTGACGAACTAA
- a CDS encoding 6-phospho-beta-glucosidase — protein sequence MKEGLKIVTIGGGSSYTPEFVEGLINRYDELPVRELWLVDIPAGKEKLEIVGSLARRMVSKAGVPMTIHLALDREEALENADFVTTQMRVGQLKARIQDERLPIKYGMIGQETNGAGGLFKGLRTIPVLLEIAEDMQRLCSDAWLINFTNPAGMVTEALLRYSKHSKVVGVCNLPINTKMTIARLLGVEVASVDIRFAGLNHMVYGLDVTVDGVSVLGKVLELMGDEDKQLSMKNIAPLPWDPDFLKALGVIPCPYHRYFYKTSEILEKQLEEFKTGTTRAEVVQRLEDELFELYKNEDLDVKPPQLQERGGAYYSDAACNVISSIFNDKGDVQTLNVRNDGSITGIPDESAVEVNCVVTKEGPKPIHIGELPVAVSGLVQQIKSFERIAAEAAVSGSYEKALLAMTINPLVTSDSRAKPLLDELLEVHREFLPAFHAQSNIL from the coding sequence ATGAAAGAAGGCTTAAAAATCGTGACCATCGGCGGTGGCTCAAGCTACACGCCGGAGTTTGTGGAAGGGTTGATCAATCGTTATGATGAGCTGCCTGTCCGGGAGCTGTGGCTTGTGGATATCCCTGCTGGAAAAGAAAAGCTCGAGATTGTCGGGAGCCTTGCGCGGAGGATGGTGTCTAAGGCCGGTGTTCCCATGACCATTCACCTGGCTTTGGACCGGGAGGAAGCACTGGAGAATGCTGATTTTGTTACGACCCAGATGCGGGTCGGTCAGCTGAAGGCAAGGATTCAGGATGAAAGGCTGCCGATCAAGTACGGGATGATCGGACAGGAAACGAACGGGGCAGGTGGACTATTCAAAGGCCTCCGGACCATTCCGGTTCTTCTTGAGATTGCGGAGGATATGCAGCGGCTTTGCTCTGATGCATGGCTGATCAATTTCACCAACCCGGCTGGAATGGTGACGGAGGCCTTGCTCCGATACAGCAAGCATTCGAAAGTCGTGGGCGTATGCAACCTGCCGATCAATACGAAGATGACCATTGCCAGGCTTCTTGGCGTAGAAGTCGCTTCAGTCGATATCCGGTTTGCCGGCTTGAATCATATGGTGTACGGACTGGATGTGACGGTCGATGGGGTGTCCGTCCTTGGGAAGGTACTGGAACTGATGGGTGATGAGGATAAGCAGCTCAGCATGAAAAATATCGCCCCACTGCCATGGGATCCTGATTTCCTGAAGGCTCTCGGAGTCATACCTTGTCCGTATCACCGGTATTTTTACAAAACCAGTGAGATCCTGGAGAAACAGCTGGAGGAATTTAAAACGGGGACAACCCGTGCCGAGGTCGTCCAGCGATTGGAAGATGAATTGTTCGAGCTGTATAAGAACGAAGACCTTGATGTGAAGCCCCCGCAGCTTCAGGAGCGTGGAGGAGCCTACTACAGCGATGCCGCCTGCAATGTGATTTCTTCGATCTTCAATGATAAAGGGGACGTACAGACCCTGAACGTCAGAAATGACGGCAGTATCACCGGCATCCCTGATGAGTCCGCCGTGGAAGTGAACTGTGTCGTGACCAAAGAAGGGCCTAAACCGATCCATATAGGTGAACTGCCTGTAGCCGTCAGCGGACTTGTTCAACAGATCAAATCCTTTGAGCGGATCGCGGCAGAAGCAGCCGTGTCAGGCTCCTACGAAAAAGCCCTCCTCGCCATGACGATCAATCCGCTGGTCACCAGTGATTCGAGAGCAAAACCATTGTTGGATGAACTTCTGGAAGTCCACCGCGAATTTCTTCCTGCGTTCCATGCACAGTCGAACATCCTCTGA
- a CDS encoding PTS sugar transporter subunit IIC: MQKFVNFLENNLSGPMARLSEQRHLQAIRDGVISALPFIIVGSFFLIVAFPPLPDAGVFGDIKQWAADNIVEILIPYRVTMFIMSLYIAFGIGYNLSKSYGLDPLSGAQMSVAALLLTITPQAVDGAWMLPMTNLGGHGLFVAMVVSILAVEILRFCKKRNITIKMPEQVPPSVARSFEALIPVAFVILGVSAITVWAGLDLHHLIGVAVAPLVTAGDSIFGVLIPVFLITFFWSFGIHGVSVVGTVARPLWEVFLVNNADAVANGQVIPHIAPETFYQWFIWIGGSGATLGLALAMVFFSRSKYLKALGRTSIVPVTFNINEPIIFGAPIVLNPVLIIPFVITPLITATIAYVATATGMISPTYIMPPWTLPAPIGAFLATGGDWRAVVMVFINIAISFAIYFPFFKMYDRKMVQVEENDQQAA; the protein is encoded by the coding sequence ATGCAAAAGTTTGTAAATTTCCTGGAGAATAATTTATCCGGGCCAATGGCGAGACTTTCGGAACAAAGGCATTTGCAGGCGATCCGGGATGGGGTCATTTCTGCACTGCCGTTCATTATCGTAGGATCATTCTTTTTGATTGTGGCGTTCCCACCGCTGCCTGATGCAGGGGTATTCGGTGACATCAAGCAGTGGGCTGCAGATAATATTGTGGAAATCCTGATTCCATACCGTGTCACCATGTTCATCATGTCGCTCTATATAGCCTTCGGGATAGGATACAATCTATCGAAAAGCTATGGCCTCGATCCTCTTTCAGGCGCTCAGATGTCCGTAGCTGCACTTCTCTTAACTATTACACCTCAGGCAGTTGACGGCGCATGGATGCTTCCAATGACAAACCTCGGGGGACATGGATTATTCGTTGCCATGGTCGTCTCGATACTCGCAGTGGAGATACTCAGGTTCTGTAAAAAGAGAAATATTACAATCAAAATGCCAGAACAGGTACCACCATCCGTGGCACGAAGTTTTGAAGCACTGATTCCTGTTGCCTTCGTCATCTTGGGTGTATCGGCCATCACCGTTTGGGCAGGTCTTGATCTTCACCATTTGATCGGTGTGGCAGTCGCTCCTCTTGTAACGGCAGGGGACAGCATTTTTGGGGTATTGATTCCTGTTTTCTTAATTACATTCTTCTGGTCATTCGGAATTCACGGAGTATCAGTAGTAGGAACCGTTGCTCGTCCATTATGGGAAGTGTTCCTAGTGAACAATGCCGACGCTGTTGCAAACGGTCAGGTTATTCCGCATATCGCTCCGGAAACCTTCTACCAATGGTTCATCTGGATCGGTGGATCAGGAGCTACACTTGGGCTCGCTCTTGCTATGGTATTCTTCTCCCGTTCCAAGTATTTGAAAGCATTGGGTCGTACCAGTATCGTACCTGTTACGTTTAATATCAATGAACCGATCATCTTCGGGGCACCGATCGTCCTGAATCCAGTCTTGATCATTCCGTTTGTCATCACACCACTTATTACGGCAACCATTGCTTATGTAGCAACAGCTACAGGCATGATTTCGCCGACCTATATCATGCCGCCGTGGACCCTACCGGCACCAATCGGCGCATTCCTGGCAACAGGAGGAGATTGGCGGGCTGTCGTCATGGTCTTCATCAACATCGCTATTTCGTTCGCTATCTACTTCCCGTTCTTCAAGATGTATGATAGAAAAATGGTGCAAGTAGAAGAAAACGACCAACAAGCCGCTTGA